A genomic stretch from Ovis canadensis isolate MfBH-ARS-UI-01 breed Bighorn chromosome 5, ARS-UI_OviCan_v2, whole genome shotgun sequence includes:
- the RMND5B gene encoding E3 ubiquitin-protein transferase RMND5B isoform X4 — MSFKDYFRTDVFLSASHQEVQAIQGTPLSATLSLVMSQCCRKIKDTVQKLASDHKDIHSSVSRVGKAIDRNFDSEICGVVSDAVWDSREKQQQTLQMAILEHLYQQGMLSVAEELCQESTLNVDLDFKQPFLELNRILEALHEQDLGPALEWAVSHRQRLLELNSSLEFKLHRLQFIRLLAGGPEKQLEALSYARHFQPFAHVHQREIQVMMGSLVYLQLGLEKSPYCHLLDNSHWAEICETFTRDACSLLGLSVESPLSVSFASGCVALPVLMNIKAVMEQRQCSGVWSHKDELPIEIELGMKCWYHSVFACPILRQQTSDSNPPIKLICGHVISRDALNKLINGGKLKCPYCPMEQNPADGKRIIF, encoded by the exons ATGAGCTTTAAG GATTACTTCAGAACTGATGTGTTTCTCAGTGCATCACATCAGGAGGTACAAG CCATCCAGGGAACCCCTCTCTCAGCTACCCTCTCCCTGGTTATGTCACAGTGCTGCCGGAAGATAAAAGACACCGTGCAGAAACTGGCTTCGGACCACAAGGACATTCACAGCAGTGTTTCCCGAGTGGGCAAAGCCATTGACAGG AACTTTGACTCTGAGATTTGCGGTGTGGTCTCCGACGCAGTGTGGGACTCAcgggagaagcagcagcagaccctGCAGATGGCCATCTTGGAGCACTTGTATCAGCAGGGCATGCTCAGTGTTGCTGAGGAGCTGTGTCAG GAATCAACACTGAATGTGGACTTGGATTTCAAGCAGCCTTTCCTGGAGTTGAATCGTATCCTGGAAGCTCTGCATGAACAAGACCTGGGGCCAGCATTGGA GTGGGCTGTCTCCCACAGGCAGCGCCTGCTGGAGCTCAATAGCTCCCTGGAGTTCAAGCTGCACCGACTGCAGTTCATCCGTCTCCTGGCAGGTGGCCCTGAGAAGCAGCTGGAGGCCCTCAGCTATGCCCGGCACTTCCAGCCCTTTGCTCACGTGCACCAGCGTG AGATCCAGGTGATGATGGGCAGTCTGGTGTACCTGCAGCTGGGTTTGGAGAAGTCACCCTACTGCCATCTCCTGGACAACAGCCATTGGGCCGAGATCTGTGAGACCTTTACACGTGATGCTTGTTCCCTGTTGGGCCTTTCTGTGGAGTCACCCCTCAGTGTCAG CTTTGCCTCTGGCTGTGTGGCACTGCCTGTGCTGATGAATATCAAAGCTGTGATGGAGCAGAGGCAGTGCTCTGGGGTCTGGAGTCACAAGGACGAGCTACCG ATTGAGATTGAACTCGGCATGAAGTGCTGGTACCACTCTGTGTTCGCGTGCCCCATCCTCCGCCAGCAGACGTCAGATTCCAACCCTCCCATCAAGCTCATCTGTGGCCATGTCATCTCCCGAGATGCACTCAACAAGCTCATTAATGGAGGAAA GCTGAAGTGTCCCTACTGTCCCATGGAGCAGAACCCAGCAGATGGGAAACGCATCATATTCTGA
- the RMND5B gene encoding E3 ubiquitin-protein transferase RMND5B isoform X3, with protein MGSTVNRAWRSCCTMWASCGLSWPAQDYFRTDVFLSASHQEVQAIQGTPLSATLSLVMSQCCRKIKDTVQKLASDHKDIHSSVSRVGKAIDRNFDSEICGVVSDAVWDSREKQQQTLQMAILEHLYQQGMLSVAEELCQESTLNVDLDFKQPFLELNRILEALHEQDLGPALEWAVSHRQRLLELNSSLEFKLHRLQFIRLLAGGPEKQLEALSYARHFQPFAHVHQREIQVMMGSLVYLQLGLEKSPYCHLLDNSHWAEICETFTRDACSLLGLSVESPLSVSFASGCVALPVLMNIKAVMEQRQCSGVWSHKDELPIEIELGMKCWYHSVFACPILRQQTSDSNPPIKLICGHVISRDALNKLINGGKLKCPYCPMEQNPADGKRIIF; from the exons GATTACTTCAGAACTGATGTGTTTCTCAGTGCATCACATCAGGAGGTACAAG CCATCCAGGGAACCCCTCTCTCAGCTACCCTCTCCCTGGTTATGTCACAGTGCTGCCGGAAGATAAAAGACACCGTGCAGAAACTGGCTTCGGACCACAAGGACATTCACAGCAGTGTTTCCCGAGTGGGCAAAGCCATTGACAGG AACTTTGACTCTGAGATTTGCGGTGTGGTCTCCGACGCAGTGTGGGACTCAcgggagaagcagcagcagaccctGCAGATGGCCATCTTGGAGCACTTGTATCAGCAGGGCATGCTCAGTGTTGCTGAGGAGCTGTGTCAG GAATCAACACTGAATGTGGACTTGGATTTCAAGCAGCCTTTCCTGGAGTTGAATCGTATCCTGGAAGCTCTGCATGAACAAGACCTGGGGCCAGCATTGGA GTGGGCTGTCTCCCACAGGCAGCGCCTGCTGGAGCTCAATAGCTCCCTGGAGTTCAAGCTGCACCGACTGCAGTTCATCCGTCTCCTGGCAGGTGGCCCTGAGAAGCAGCTGGAGGCCCTCAGCTATGCCCGGCACTTCCAGCCCTTTGCTCACGTGCACCAGCGTG AGATCCAGGTGATGATGGGCAGTCTGGTGTACCTGCAGCTGGGTTTGGAGAAGTCACCCTACTGCCATCTCCTGGACAACAGCCATTGGGCCGAGATCTGTGAGACCTTTACACGTGATGCTTGTTCCCTGTTGGGCCTTTCTGTGGAGTCACCCCTCAGTGTCAG CTTTGCCTCTGGCTGTGTGGCACTGCCTGTGCTGATGAATATCAAAGCTGTGATGGAGCAGAGGCAGTGCTCTGGGGTCTGGAGTCACAAGGACGAGCTACCG ATTGAGATTGAACTCGGCATGAAGTGCTGGTACCACTCTGTGTTCGCGTGCCCCATCCTCCGCCAGCAGACGTCAGATTCCAACCCTCCCATCAAGCTCATCTGTGGCCATGTCATCTCCCGAGATGCACTCAACAAGCTCATTAATGGAGGAAA GCTGAAGTGTCCCTACTGTCCCATGGAGCAGAACCCAGCAGATGGGAAACGCATCATATTCTGA
- the RMND5B gene encoding E3 ubiquitin-protein transferase RMND5B isoform X5, producing the protein MRCCRSWTPSNRITSELMCFSVHHIRRYKCCRKIKDTVQKLASDHKDIHSSVSRVGKAIDRNFDSEICGVVSDAVWDSREKQQQTLQMAILEHLYQQGMLSVAEELCQESTLNVDLDFKQPFLELNRILEALHEQDLGPALEWAVSHRQRLLELNSSLEFKLHRLQFIRLLAGGPEKQLEALSYARHFQPFAHVHQREIQVMMGSLVYLQLGLEKSPYCHLLDNSHWAEICETFTRDACSLLGLSVESPLSVSFASGCVALPVLMNIKAVMEQRQCSGVWSHKDELPIEIELGMKCWYHSVFACPILRQQTSDSNPPIKLICGHVISRDALNKLINGGKLKCPYCPMEQNPADGKRIIF; encoded by the exons GATTACTTCAGAACTGATGTGTTTCTCAGTGCATCACATCAGGAGGTACAAG TGCTGCCGGAAGATAAAAGACACCGTGCAGAAACTGGCTTCGGACCACAAGGACATTCACAGCAGTGTTTCCCGAGTGGGCAAAGCCATTGACAGG AACTTTGACTCTGAGATTTGCGGTGTGGTCTCCGACGCAGTGTGGGACTCAcgggagaagcagcagcagaccctGCAGATGGCCATCTTGGAGCACTTGTATCAGCAGGGCATGCTCAGTGTTGCTGAGGAGCTGTGTCAG GAATCAACACTGAATGTGGACTTGGATTTCAAGCAGCCTTTCCTGGAGTTGAATCGTATCCTGGAAGCTCTGCATGAACAAGACCTGGGGCCAGCATTGGA GTGGGCTGTCTCCCACAGGCAGCGCCTGCTGGAGCTCAATAGCTCCCTGGAGTTCAAGCTGCACCGACTGCAGTTCATCCGTCTCCTGGCAGGTGGCCCTGAGAAGCAGCTGGAGGCCCTCAGCTATGCCCGGCACTTCCAGCCCTTTGCTCACGTGCACCAGCGTG AGATCCAGGTGATGATGGGCAGTCTGGTGTACCTGCAGCTGGGTTTGGAGAAGTCACCCTACTGCCATCTCCTGGACAACAGCCATTGGGCCGAGATCTGTGAGACCTTTACACGTGATGCTTGTTCCCTGTTGGGCCTTTCTGTGGAGTCACCCCTCAGTGTCAG CTTTGCCTCTGGCTGTGTGGCACTGCCTGTGCTGATGAATATCAAAGCTGTGATGGAGCAGAGGCAGTGCTCTGGGGTCTGGAGTCACAAGGACGAGCTACCG ATTGAGATTGAACTCGGCATGAAGTGCTGGTACCACTCTGTGTTCGCGTGCCCCATCCTCCGCCAGCAGACGTCAGATTCCAACCCTCCCATCAAGCTCATCTGTGGCCATGTCATCTCCCGAGATGCACTCAACAAGCTCATTAATGGAGGAAA GCTGAAGTGTCCCTACTGTCCCATGGAGCAGAACCCAGCAGATGGGAAACGCATCATATTCTGA
- the RMND5B gene encoding E3 ubiquitin-protein transferase RMND5B isoform X7, with amino-acid sequence MCFSVHHIRRYKCCRKIKDTVQKLASDHKDIHSSVSRVGKAIDRNFDSEICGVVSDAVWDSREKQQQTLQMAILEHLYQQGMLSVAEELCQESTLNVDLDFKQPFLELNRILEALHEQDLGPALEWAVSHRQRLLELNSSLEFKLHRLQFIRLLAGGPEKQLEALSYARHFQPFAHVHQREIQVMMGSLVYLQLGLEKSPYCHLLDNSHWAEICETFTRDACSLLGLSVESPLSVSFASGCVALPVLMNIKAVMEQRQCSGVWSHKDELPIEIELGMKCWYHSVFACPILRQQTSDSNPPIKLICGHVISRDALNKLINGGKLKCPYCPMEQNPADGKRIIF; translated from the exons ATGTGTTTCTCAGTGCATCACATCAGGAGGTACAAG TGCTGCCGGAAGATAAAAGACACCGTGCAGAAACTGGCTTCGGACCACAAGGACATTCACAGCAGTGTTTCCCGAGTGGGCAAAGCCATTGACAGG AACTTTGACTCTGAGATTTGCGGTGTGGTCTCCGACGCAGTGTGGGACTCAcgggagaagcagcagcagaccctGCAGATGGCCATCTTGGAGCACTTGTATCAGCAGGGCATGCTCAGTGTTGCTGAGGAGCTGTGTCAG GAATCAACACTGAATGTGGACTTGGATTTCAAGCAGCCTTTCCTGGAGTTGAATCGTATCCTGGAAGCTCTGCATGAACAAGACCTGGGGCCAGCATTGGA GTGGGCTGTCTCCCACAGGCAGCGCCTGCTGGAGCTCAATAGCTCCCTGGAGTTCAAGCTGCACCGACTGCAGTTCATCCGTCTCCTGGCAGGTGGCCCTGAGAAGCAGCTGGAGGCCCTCAGCTATGCCCGGCACTTCCAGCCCTTTGCTCACGTGCACCAGCGTG AGATCCAGGTGATGATGGGCAGTCTGGTGTACCTGCAGCTGGGTTTGGAGAAGTCACCCTACTGCCATCTCCTGGACAACAGCCATTGGGCCGAGATCTGTGAGACCTTTACACGTGATGCTTGTTCCCTGTTGGGCCTTTCTGTGGAGTCACCCCTCAGTGTCAG CTTTGCCTCTGGCTGTGTGGCACTGCCTGTGCTGATGAATATCAAAGCTGTGATGGAGCAGAGGCAGTGCTCTGGGGTCTGGAGTCACAAGGACGAGCTACCG ATTGAGATTGAACTCGGCATGAAGTGCTGGTACCACTCTGTGTTCGCGTGCCCCATCCTCCGCCAGCAGACGTCAGATTCCAACCCTCCCATCAAGCTCATCTGTGGCCATGTCATCTCCCGAGATGCACTCAACAAGCTCATTAATGGAGGAAA GCTGAAGTGTCCCTACTGTCCCATGGAGCAGAACCCAGCAGATGGGAAACGCATCATATTCTGA
- the RMND5B gene encoding E3 ubiquitin-protein transferase RMND5B isoform X8 gives MSQCCRKIKDTVQKLASDHKDIHSSVSRVGKAIDRNFDSEICGVVSDAVWDSREKQQQTLQMAILEHLYQQGMLSVAEELCQESTLNVDLDFKQPFLELNRILEALHEQDLGPALEWAVSHRQRLLELNSSLEFKLHRLQFIRLLAGGPEKQLEALSYARHFQPFAHVHQREIQVMMGSLVYLQLGLEKSPYCHLLDNSHWAEICETFTRDACSLLGLSVESPLSVSFASGCVALPVLMNIKAVMEQRQCSGVWSHKDELPIEIELGMKCWYHSVFACPILRQQTSDSNPPIKLICGHVISRDALNKLINGGKLKCPYCPMEQNPADGKRIIF, from the exons ATGTCACAGTGCTGCCGGAAGATAAAAGACACCGTGCAGAAACTGGCTTCGGACCACAAGGACATTCACAGCAGTGTTTCCCGAGTGGGCAAAGCCATTGACAGG AACTTTGACTCTGAGATTTGCGGTGTGGTCTCCGACGCAGTGTGGGACTCAcgggagaagcagcagcagaccctGCAGATGGCCATCTTGGAGCACTTGTATCAGCAGGGCATGCTCAGTGTTGCTGAGGAGCTGTGTCAG GAATCAACACTGAATGTGGACTTGGATTTCAAGCAGCCTTTCCTGGAGTTGAATCGTATCCTGGAAGCTCTGCATGAACAAGACCTGGGGCCAGCATTGGA GTGGGCTGTCTCCCACAGGCAGCGCCTGCTGGAGCTCAATAGCTCCCTGGAGTTCAAGCTGCACCGACTGCAGTTCATCCGTCTCCTGGCAGGTGGCCCTGAGAAGCAGCTGGAGGCCCTCAGCTATGCCCGGCACTTCCAGCCCTTTGCTCACGTGCACCAGCGTG AGATCCAGGTGATGATGGGCAGTCTGGTGTACCTGCAGCTGGGTTTGGAGAAGTCACCCTACTGCCATCTCCTGGACAACAGCCATTGGGCCGAGATCTGTGAGACCTTTACACGTGATGCTTGTTCCCTGTTGGGCCTTTCTGTGGAGTCACCCCTCAGTGTCAG CTTTGCCTCTGGCTGTGTGGCACTGCCTGTGCTGATGAATATCAAAGCTGTGATGGAGCAGAGGCAGTGCTCTGGGGTCTGGAGTCACAAGGACGAGCTACCG ATTGAGATTGAACTCGGCATGAAGTGCTGGTACCACTCTGTGTTCGCGTGCCCCATCCTCCGCCAGCAGACGTCAGATTCCAACCCTCCCATCAAGCTCATCTGTGGCCATGTCATCTCCCGAGATGCACTCAACAAGCTCATTAATGGAGGAAA GCTGAAGTGTCCCTACTGTCCCATGGAGCAGAACCCAGCAGATGGGAAACGCATCATATTCTGA
- the RMND5B gene encoding E3 ubiquitin-protein transferase RMND5B isoform X6, with product MGSTVNRAWRSCCTMWASCGLSWPAQCCRKIKDTVQKLASDHKDIHSSVSRVGKAIDRNFDSEICGVVSDAVWDSREKQQQTLQMAILEHLYQQGMLSVAEELCQESTLNVDLDFKQPFLELNRILEALHEQDLGPALEWAVSHRQRLLELNSSLEFKLHRLQFIRLLAGGPEKQLEALSYARHFQPFAHVHQREIQVMMGSLVYLQLGLEKSPYCHLLDNSHWAEICETFTRDACSLLGLSVESPLSVSFASGCVALPVLMNIKAVMEQRQCSGVWSHKDELPIEIELGMKCWYHSVFACPILRQQTSDSNPPIKLICGHVISRDALNKLINGGKLKCPYCPMEQNPADGKRIIF from the exons TGCTGCCGGAAGATAAAAGACACCGTGCAGAAACTGGCTTCGGACCACAAGGACATTCACAGCAGTGTTTCCCGAGTGGGCAAAGCCATTGACAGG AACTTTGACTCTGAGATTTGCGGTGTGGTCTCCGACGCAGTGTGGGACTCAcgggagaagcagcagcagaccctGCAGATGGCCATCTTGGAGCACTTGTATCAGCAGGGCATGCTCAGTGTTGCTGAGGAGCTGTGTCAG GAATCAACACTGAATGTGGACTTGGATTTCAAGCAGCCTTTCCTGGAGTTGAATCGTATCCTGGAAGCTCTGCATGAACAAGACCTGGGGCCAGCATTGGA GTGGGCTGTCTCCCACAGGCAGCGCCTGCTGGAGCTCAATAGCTCCCTGGAGTTCAAGCTGCACCGACTGCAGTTCATCCGTCTCCTGGCAGGTGGCCCTGAGAAGCAGCTGGAGGCCCTCAGCTATGCCCGGCACTTCCAGCCCTTTGCTCACGTGCACCAGCGTG AGATCCAGGTGATGATGGGCAGTCTGGTGTACCTGCAGCTGGGTTTGGAGAAGTCACCCTACTGCCATCTCCTGGACAACAGCCATTGGGCCGAGATCTGTGAGACCTTTACACGTGATGCTTGTTCCCTGTTGGGCCTTTCTGTGGAGTCACCCCTCAGTGTCAG CTTTGCCTCTGGCTGTGTGGCACTGCCTGTGCTGATGAATATCAAAGCTGTGATGGAGCAGAGGCAGTGCTCTGGGGTCTGGAGTCACAAGGACGAGCTACCG ATTGAGATTGAACTCGGCATGAAGTGCTGGTACCACTCTGTGTTCGCGTGCCCCATCCTCCGCCAGCAGACGTCAGATTCCAACCCTCCCATCAAGCTCATCTGTGGCCATGTCATCTCCCGAGATGCACTCAACAAGCTCATTAATGGAGGAAA GCTGAAGTGTCCCTACTGTCCCATGGAGCAGAACCCAGCAGATGGGAAACGCATCATATTCTGA
- the NHP2 gene encoding H/ACA ribonucleoprotein complex subunit 2, with protein sequence MTKIKADPDGPEAQADACCGERTYHELLVNLNPIAQPLASRRLTRKLYKCIKKAVKQKQIRRGVKEVQKFINKGEKGIMVLAGDTLPIEVYCHLPVMCEDRNLPYVYIPSKTDLGAAAGSKRPTCVIMVKPHEEYQEAYDECLEEVQALPPPM encoded by the exons ATGACCAAAATAAAGGCAGATCCGGACGGGCCGGAGGCTCAGGCGGACGCGTGCTGCGGGGAGCGCACTTACCATGAACTGCTGGTGAATCTGAACCCCATCGCGCAGCCTCTGGCTTCTCGCCGCCTCACGCGGAAGCTCTACAAATGCATTAAGAAAG ccgtgaagcagaagcagattcgGCGCGGGGTGAAAGAGGTTCAGAAATTTATCAACAAAGGCGAGAAAGG GATTATGGTTTTGGCAGGAGACACATTACCCATTGAGGTATACTGCCATCTCCCAGTTATGTGTGAAGACCGGAATTTACCGTATGTCTATATCCCCTCTAAGACG gACCTGGGTGCAGCCGCTGGCTCTAAGCGCCCCACCTGCGTGATAATGGTCAAGCCCCACGAGGAATACCAGGAGGCCTATGATGAGTGCCTAGAGGAGGTGcaagccctgcccccacccatgtGA